Proteins co-encoded in one Thermoplasmata archaeon genomic window:
- a CDS encoding CDP-alcohol phosphatidyltransferase family protein, translating into MTDRWRIAANLATLANALLGLGAILYVLAGNKVWAMLLVASAIGFDGLDGLFSRRSPSPSSPFGRVADSVADGLTFGLAPAFLIAVHTSDIALWSPWETAMLAAAAGYVAAAVGRLVYFTVRGYQRPYFLGAPTPQAALALIVALLFHDSPAFQTVQPLAIVVAVAVLGALMVVPIPFPKIRREAPLRLTMAATGVAAVVALLPLQFHPAVASALYSVSYAAALFLLVGVASYFLVGPFTVDRHPPDVAGT; encoded by the coding sequence GTGACCGACCGCTGGCGGATCGCGGCGAACCTGGCGACGCTCGCGAACGCCCTCCTCGGTCTCGGCGCGATCCTCTACGTGCTCGCCGGCAACAAGGTCTGGGCGATGCTCCTGGTCGCGAGCGCGATCGGCTTCGATGGCCTCGACGGCCTCTTCTCGCGGCGCAGTCCATCCCCCTCGAGCCCGTTCGGCCGGGTCGCCGACTCGGTCGCGGACGGCCTCACCTTCGGGCTCGCGCCGGCGTTCCTGATCGCGGTGCACACCTCCGACATCGCCCTCTGGAGCCCGTGGGAGACCGCGATGCTCGCCGCCGCGGCCGGCTACGTTGCGGCCGCCGTGGGTCGACTCGTCTACTTCACGGTCCGTGGCTACCAGCGCCCCTACTTCCTCGGCGCACCGACCCCCCAGGCGGCGCTCGCGCTCATCGTCGCGCTGCTCTTCCACGACTCGCCGGCCTTCCAGACGGTCCAGCCGCTCGCGATCGTCGTCGCCGTGGCGGTGCTCGGCGCCCTGATGGTCGTCCCGATCCCGTTCCCGAAGATCCGCCGAGAGGCCCCGCTGCGCCTGACGATGGCGGCGACGGGCGTGGCCGCGGTCGTCGCGCTCCTGCCCCTCCAGTTCCATCCGGCGGTCGCCTCAGCGCTCTATTCGGTCTCCTATGCGGCGGCCCTGTTCCTGCTCGTGGGCGTCGCGAGCTACTTCCTCGTCGGGCCGTTCACCGTCGACCGGCACCCGCCCGATGTCGCGGGGACCTGA